Proteins encoded together in one Nostoc sp. PCC 7524 window:
- a CDS encoding AMP-dependent synthetase/ligase gives MVTIQPGSSLLANISKQESLSIQRLVDYTNVESLPEIWPLAAKQFGDIVALHNPHAQPEVKITYTQLAAKIQQFAAGLQALGVQAGDRISLIADNSPRWFIADQGIITAGGVDAVRSSQAEREELLYIVAHSGSTALVVEDLKTLHKLRERLNDLPINFVVLLSEEAPPAAETLRILNYEQLLELGANHKLVKVKLAADNLATLIYTSGTTGKPKGVMLSHSNLLHQVKTLGTVVQPQPGDMVLSILPTWHSYERSGEYFLLSQGCTQVYTNLRSVKKDLKDFKPNFMIAVPRLWESIYEGVQKQFREQPAKKQRLIYSLLGASERYIKAKRIAQGLSLDHLHVSSMGRLGARIIASALFPLHALGERLVYGKVREATGGRIKQVISGGGALPRHIDNFFEIIGVEILQGYGLTETSPVTNARRPWHNLRGSSGQPIPGTEVKIVDPETRQPLAAGKRGLVLLRGPQVMQGYYQNPEATAKVIDAEGWFNSGDLGWITPYNDLVLTGRAKDTIVLTNGENIEPQPIEDACLRSPYIDQIMLVGQDQRCIGALIVPNLEALEKWAEAQNRTLITEDNNLTSSSGETITLESKMIQDLFRQELNREVQNRPGYRPDDRVGPFRLILEPFSIENGLMTQTLKIRRHVVMERYHDLIAAMFA, from the coding sequence ATGGTAACTATCCAACCAGGATCTTCTCTTTTAGCCAATATTAGTAAGCAAGAAAGTCTATCAATCCAGCGTTTGGTAGATTACACCAATGTCGAGTCACTACCAGAAATTTGGCCTTTGGCAGCTAAACAATTTGGTGACATTGTGGCACTGCACAACCCCCACGCTCAACCAGAGGTAAAAATTACTTATACTCAGCTAGCAGCAAAAATTCAGCAATTTGCGGCTGGTTTACAAGCCTTGGGAGTGCAAGCAGGCGATCGCATCTCCTTAATAGCAGATAATAGTCCACGCTGGTTTATTGCCGATCAAGGCATCATTACCGCCGGGGGAGTAGACGCAGTACGGAGTTCCCAAGCTGAACGGGAAGAATTACTGTATATTGTGGCTCATAGCGGTAGTACAGCCTTAGTAGTGGAAGATTTAAAGACTTTACACAAACTCCGGGAACGTCTCAACGACTTACCAATTAACTTTGTAGTCTTACTTTCCGAAGAAGCACCACCCGCCGCAGAAACTTTGAGAATCTTAAACTATGAGCAATTACTAGAACTGGGTGCTAATCATAAATTAGTCAAAGTCAAGCTAGCTGCTGACAACCTAGCCACCTTGATTTACACCTCCGGGACTACAGGTAAACCCAAGGGAGTGATGCTATCCCACAGCAACTTGTTGCACCAAGTCAAAACCTTGGGAACAGTGGTACAACCCCAACCAGGGGATATGGTTCTGAGTATTCTTCCCACTTGGCACAGCTACGAACGCAGTGGTGAGTATTTCTTACTTTCCCAAGGTTGTACCCAGGTTTACACTAATTTACGTTCCGTTAAAAAAGATTTAAAAGACTTTAAACCCAATTTCATGATTGCCGTTCCCCGACTGTGGGAATCGATTTATGAAGGTGTGCAGAAGCAATTTCGCGAACAACCCGCCAAAAAGCAACGCCTCATCTATTCCTTACTGGGTGCGAGTGAGAGATACATCAAAGCCAAGAGAATTGCTCAAGGCTTAAGTTTAGATCATCTCCATGTCTCATCTATGGGACGTTTAGGGGCAAGAATCATAGCATCGGCTTTATTTCCCCTCCACGCCCTAGGAGAACGCCTAGTTTATGGTAAAGTCCGGGAAGCTACGGGGGGACGGATCAAGCAAGTAATTAGCGGTGGCGGTGCCTTACCCCGACACATAGATAACTTCTTTGAAATTATTGGCGTAGAAATTTTACAAGGATACGGTTTAACAGAAACTTCTCCCGTAACTAACGCCCGTCGTCCCTGGCACAATTTACGCGGTTCATCCGGACAACCAATACCCGGTACAGAAGTTAAAATCGTAGATCCTGAGACTCGCCAGCCTTTAGCAGCAGGCAAACGAGGCTTGGTGTTATTGCGAGGGCCGCAAGTCATGCAAGGCTATTATCAAAATCCCGAAGCCACAGCCAAAGTCATTGACGCTGAAGGGTGGTTTAATAGCGGTGACTTGGGGTGGATTACACCATATAATGACCTAGTGCTGACAGGCAGGGCAAAAGATACCATTGTCTTAACCAATGGGGAAAATATCGAGCCGCAGCCCATCGAGGATGCCTGCTTGCGATCGCCCTACATTGACCAGATTATGCTAGTTGGACAAGATCAACGCTGTATCGGCGCTTTAATTGTCCCCAACCTAGAAGCTTTGGAAAAATGGGCTGAGGCTCAAAATCGCACTTTAATTACAGAGGATAATAATTTAACCTCTTCATCAGGTGAAACAATTACCCTGGAGAGTAAAATGATCCAGGATTTATTCCGGCAAGAATTGAATCGGGAAGTGCAGAACCGTCCAGGTTATCGCCCAGATGACCGTGTTGGGCCGTTTAGACTGATTCTAGAGCCGTTTTCCATTGAAAATGGCTTAATGACACAAACGCTGAAAATCCGGCGACACGTTGTCATGGAACGCTACCACGATCTCATTGCCGCCATGTTTGCCTAA
- a CDS encoding YlqD family protein — protein MTDVSNPQLLLKRVVNVKVIVTPLWKEEVQQQLQAQINQLDQQLQQLDMEGQRAIAAVQKQSLQPPGPQTLQQIDNIQLQVNQKKSEFLEQKNQMLQNLQQVQLLELDQEVNQFQMEGFFRVERGDNLISKMQVEIVLRDGVVEDIRGDI, from the coding sequence ATGACTGATGTCTCCAATCCTCAATTGCTTTTAAAGCGCGTCGTTAACGTCAAAGTTATTGTCACCCCCCTCTGGAAAGAGGAAGTACAACAACAACTGCAAGCACAGATCAACCAACTTGATCAGCAATTGCAACAGTTGGACATGGAAGGACAAAGAGCGATCGCAGCTGTACAAAAGCAAAGTCTCCAGCCACCAGGACCCCAAACCCTCCAACAAATCGATAACATCCAACTGCAAGTCAATCAAAAGAAAAGTGAATTCCTAGAGCAGAAAAACCAAATGCTGCAAAACCTCCAGCAAGTACAATTGCTTGAGTTGGATCAAGAAGTCAATCAATTCCAAATGGAAGGTTTTTTCCGTGTGGAGCGGGGCGATAATTTAATAAGCAAAATGCAAGTTGAAATCGTTCTCCGTGATGGAGTTGTCGAAGACATTCGTGGCGATATTTAA
- a CDS encoding dihydrolipoamide acetyltransferase family protein has translation MSIHEIFMPALSSTMTEGKIVSWVKSPGDKVEKGETVVVVESDKADMDVESFYEGYLAHIVVQAGDSAPVGAAIAYVAETEAEIEAAKSMGNSGGAVATPTSAPEPVAVAASVGTPTLASQNGSNHKEGRLVASPRARKLAKDLKVDLTSLKGSGPYGRIVAEDVEAATGKTSTPPAPITAVPSITPVKPAAPTPAPAPAATVPGQIAPFNTLQNAVIRNMVASLAVPEFRVSYTITTDGLDKLYKQIKSKGVTMTALLAKAVAVALQKHPLLNASYSDQGVVYHSDINIAVAVAMDDGGLITPVLKNADQVDIYSLSRNWKSLVERARAKQLQPDEYNSGTFTLSNLGMFGVDTFDAILPPGQGSILAIGAARPQVVASPDGLFGVRQQMQVNITCDHRIIYGAHAAAFLQDLAKLIETDAQSLTL, from the coding sequence ATGAGCATTCACGAAATATTCATGCCGGCGCTTAGTTCCACCATGACTGAAGGCAAAATTGTCTCCTGGGTAAAATCGCCAGGCGACAAAGTGGAAAAAGGCGAAACAGTGGTGGTTGTCGAGTCAGATAAGGCAGATATGGATGTGGAATCCTTCTATGAGGGATATCTGGCACATATCGTAGTACAAGCCGGTGACAGTGCGCCTGTGGGGGCTGCGATCGCTTATGTTGCAGAAACTGAAGCCGAAATCGAAGCCGCCAAATCTATGGGGAACTCCGGCGGTGCAGTAGCGACTCCTACCTCTGCACCTGAACCAGTTGCAGTTGCAGCCTCAGTAGGAACACCTACCCTAGCATCTCAAAATGGGTCTAACCACAAAGAAGGCAGACTCGTAGCTTCACCAAGGGCCCGCAAATTAGCCAAAGACCTCAAAGTTGATTTGACCTCTCTTAAAGGTAGCGGCCCCTACGGTCGGATTGTCGCTGAGGATGTGGAAGCAGCTACAGGTAAAACTTCTACCCCGCCTGCTCCCATTACTGCCGTCCCAAGCATTACCCCAGTTAAACCAGCTGCACCAACACCCGCACCAGCACCCGCAGCAACTGTCCCCGGTCAAATCGCCCCATTCAATACTCTACAAAATGCCGTCATTCGGAATATGGTCGCTAGCCTAGCAGTACCAGAATTCCGTGTTAGTTACACAATCACCACTGATGGCTTAGACAAACTTTACAAACAAATTAAATCCAAGGGCGTAACAATGACAGCCCTACTGGCAAAAGCCGTAGCGGTGGCATTACAAAAACATCCACTTTTAAATGCTAGCTATTCTGATCAAGGTGTAGTTTACCACTCCGACATTAATATTGCCGTAGCCGTAGCTATGGATGATGGTGGTTTAATTACACCCGTATTAAAAAATGCCGACCAAGTAGACATTTACTCACTCTCACGCAATTGGAAATCTCTTGTAGAGCGCGCTAGAGCTAAACAACTGCAACCCGACGAGTACAACAGTGGTACTTTTACCCTGTCTAACTTGGGGATGTTTGGCGTAGATACATTTGATGCGATTCTACCACCAGGACAAGGTTCGATTTTAGCGATCGGTGCAGCCCGTCCCCAAGTTGTCGCCAGCCCAGACGGTTTGTTTGGTGTGCGTCAACAAATGCAGGTAAATATCACCTGTGACCACCGGATTATTTACGGCGCACACGCTGCGGCGTTTTTACAAGATTTGGCTAAGTTGATTGAGACTGATGCCCAATCTTTAACACTTTAA
- a CDS encoding serine/threonine-protein kinase, with amino-acid sequence MNRFSGNITNIRAYSLEQNHLAQMCGSKQLFRDRYVILRIIGRGGFGITFLAQDAVLPGNPLCVIKQLCPKVTSPRSWQSACQRFEKEAKTLAKLGSHSQIPMLLDYFEGNGELYLVQEYIRGWTLAREVRRNGIKTEAEAKQFLRELLPVLQYLYQNQVIHRDIKPLNLLRCVDDQRIVLIDFGAVKENLTDVGATSLNHNINTNFVGTMGFAPPEQFSLRPVYASDIYALGMTCIYLLTGKGPLEMEHDSQTGEVCWYNYVNVSDSFTRILSKMVKISLNERFQKPSDVMRALNAENDFPHLAHCLATQPLNIHPPAPVEATEEYISPTARTAIAIRQWQAKLKAKQSHLS; translated from the coding sequence ATGAATCGTTTTTCTGGGAACATTACAAATATTCGTGCGTACAGTTTGGAACAAAATCACCTGGCTCAAATGTGTGGTTCCAAACAGTTATTTCGCGATCGCTATGTCATCTTACGCATTATAGGTAGAGGTGGTTTTGGTATCACTTTTTTGGCGCAAGATGCGGTATTACCCGGAAATCCCTTGTGTGTGATTAAACAACTGTGTCCCAAAGTTACTAGCCCTAGAAGTTGGCAAAGCGCCTGTCAAAGATTTGAAAAGGAAGCTAAAACTTTAGCTAAACTCGGTAGTCATTCTCAAATTCCCATGCTGCTAGACTACTTTGAAGGCAATGGGGAATTATATTTAGTGCAAGAATACATCCGGGGTTGGACTTTAGCGCGAGAAGTCAGACGTAATGGGATAAAAACAGAAGCCGAAGCCAAGCAGTTTTTGCGGGAATTACTACCCGTTTTGCAATATCTTTATCAAAATCAAGTTATCCACCGAGATATTAAACCCCTGAACTTATTGCGCTGTGTAGATGATCAGCGCATAGTGTTGATAGATTTTGGTGCAGTTAAGGAAAACCTAACTGATGTTGGTGCAACCTCACTCAATCACAACATCAATACAAATTTTGTGGGGACAATGGGATTTGCACCACCAGAACAATTTTCTCTACGTCCAGTGTATGCCAGTGATATTTATGCCCTGGGGATGACTTGTATTTATTTATTAACTGGCAAAGGGCCATTAGAAATGGAACATGACAGCCAGACTGGTGAAGTGTGCTGGTATAACTATGTCAATGTTAGCGACAGCTTTACACGCATTTTAAGCAAAATGGTAAAGATTTCCCTCAATGAACGCTTCCAAAAACCTAGTGATGTCATGAGGGCTTTGAACGCAGAAAATGATTTTCCCCATTTGGCACACTGTTTAGCCACCCAACCACTCAACATTCATCCCCCTGCACCAGTAGAAGCTACTGAGGAATATATATCACCCACAGCCAGAACTGCGATCGCTATCCGTCAATGGCAAGCTAAACTCAAAGCTAAACAGTCACATTTATCTTAA
- a CDS encoding serine/threonine-protein kinase translates to MICCLNPDCPNPLNPNGKKVCQTCGTTLIPLLRNRFRVIRVLSDEGGFGRTYLSEDKDKLNEHCVIKQLAPKFQGTWSQKKAVELFAEEAKRLQELGEHPQIPTLLAYFEQDNCLYLVQQFINGHNLLKELQQRKTYRPGEIQAILLDIVPVLKFIHDRGVIHRDIKPENIIRCRSNGRLNLIDFGSSKQLTAKAQNFGTSIGSHGYSPLEQIRDGKAYPASDLFALGATCFHLLTGVSPFQLWMEHGYGWATNWRQYLRSPLTPELDFVLDKLLQKDLKHRYQSADDVLKDITPKPTLALPAAGQTSGKIPATQINQVNQQWHLPIIHGLMRTGVLVCALVLLFGFSESWYNQYRRIYSSLSSRLIQNHKSSAPGEVVLAQPQRTTLGDMSLVNTLAGDANTIVSVAISPDGQTIASSGDDRTVKIWNMTTGEEIATLKGHFRKVNAVAISPDGKTLVSGSDDNTIKVWNFKTRQALKTLRGHSDAVHALAISPDGKTLVSGSDDQTLKVWHLPSGRLITTLTGHQFWVRSVAISPDGTTIASGSFDKTLKIWDLQNQSLIRTIASNGETVTAIAFSPDGNTLASASRDRTIKLWNLAKGTRLRTLRGSTETVTAIAFSPDGNTLASASRDQTIKLWQLETGEELRTLTGHENTVTSVTFTPDGQTLVSGGEDNTIRIWRVGN, encoded by the coding sequence ATGATCTGCTGCTTAAATCCAGACTGTCCAAATCCACTAAATCCCAATGGTAAAAAAGTGTGTCAAACTTGTGGCACTACCTTAATACCATTGTTGAGAAATCGCTTCCGCGTCATCCGAGTGCTTTCCGATGAAGGCGGATTTGGTAGAACCTATTTATCAGAAGATAAAGATAAACTCAATGAACATTGTGTCATCAAACAACTAGCACCGAAATTTCAAGGAACTTGGTCACAAAAAAAAGCGGTGGAATTGTTTGCTGAAGAAGCTAAACGATTACAAGAACTGGGAGAACATCCGCAAATTCCCACATTGTTAGCTTACTTTGAACAAGATAACTGCCTGTATTTAGTGCAGCAGTTTATTAACGGGCATAACTTGTTAAAAGAGTTACAACAGCGTAAAACTTATAGACCAGGGGAAATACAAGCAATCCTACTGGATATAGTACCTGTTCTCAAATTTATTCACGATCGCGGTGTCATTCATCGTGATATCAAACCAGAAAATATTATCCGTTGTCGCAGTAATGGGCGATTAAATCTCATCGATTTTGGCTCTTCTAAGCAATTAACCGCCAAAGCCCAAAATTTTGGCACATCGATTGGTTCACATGGTTACTCTCCACTAGAACAAATCCGCGATGGTAAAGCTTATCCAGCCAGTGATTTGTTTGCTTTGGGGGCTACTTGTTTTCATTTATTAACCGGTGTTTCCCCCTTTCAATTGTGGATGGAACATGGTTATGGTTGGGCAACAAATTGGCGGCAATATCTGCGTAGTCCCTTAACTCCAGAATTGGATTTTGTTCTGGACAAGTTGTTACAAAAAGACTTAAAGCACCGTTACCAATCGGCGGATGATGTCCTCAAAGATATCACCCCCAAACCCACACTCGCACTACCAGCCGCCGGACAGACATCGGGAAAAATTCCCGCAACTCAAATAAATCAGGTAAATCAGCAATGGCATTTACCTATCATCCACGGGCTAATGCGGACTGGGGTTTTAGTGTGTGCTTTGGTCTTATTATTTGGGTTTAGTGAATCTTGGTATAACCAATATCGGCGGATTTACAGCAGTTTATCCTCAAGACTAATTCAGAATCACAAGAGTTCAGCACCTGGGGAAGTAGTTCTAGCACAACCCCAAAGGACAACTTTGGGGGATATGTCCCTAGTTAATACCCTCGCTGGTGATGCCAACACTATTGTTAGTGTTGCTATCAGTCCTGATGGCCAGACTATAGCCAGCAGTGGGGACGATCGCACTGTTAAAATATGGAACATGACCACAGGTGAAGAAATCGCCACCTTAAAAGGACATTTCCGCAAAGTGAATGCAGTAGCCATTAGTCCTGATGGTAAAACTTTAGTCAGTGGTAGCGACGACAACACCATCAAAGTCTGGAACTTCAAAACCCGTCAAGCCCTCAAAACCCTCAGAGGGCATAGTGACGCAGTTCATGCCCTAGCCATTAGTCCTGATGGTAAAACTTTAGTTAGTGGTAGTGATGATCAAACTCTCAAAGTTTGGCATCTCCCAAGTGGTAGACTAATCACCACCCTTACAGGTCATCAATTCTGGGTGCGTTCAGTCGCAATTAGTCCTGATGGTACAACTATCGCCAGTGGTAGTTTTGACAAAACCCTCAAAATTTGGGATTTACAAAATCAATCTCTCATCCGCACCATAGCCAGTAATGGCGAAACAGTCACAGCTATAGCCTTTAGTCCAGATGGTAACACTCTGGCCAGTGCCAGCCGCGATCGCACCATCAAACTCTGGAATTTAGCCAAAGGTACAAGACTGCGGACATTAAGAGGTAGTACCGAAACAGTGACAGCGATCGCCTTTAGTCCAGATGGTAACACTCTGGCTAGTGCCAGTCGCGACCAAACTATCAAACTTTGGCAGCTAGAAACAGGTGAAGAACTGCGTACCCTTACAGGACATGAAAACACTGTCACATCTGTCACTTTTACACCAGACGGTCAAACTCTAGTTAGTGGTGGTGAAGATAACACCATTAGAATTTGGCGCGTTGGTAATTGA